A stretch of Elstera cyanobacteriorum DNA encodes these proteins:
- a CDS encoding LysR family transcriptional regulator — protein MDRLQAMRVFVGVADGGGFAPAARKLGLTPSAVTRLVAGLEEHLGLRLLNRTTRAVSLTDAGQRYLIRARQLLLDLDEAEALAREERAHPAGRLTVAASNVFGRLHVSPLMCDYLSRHPGVSGELLLSDRNVALVEEGIDLAVRIGDLADQSVIARRLGAVRRILVATPAYLAGRGVPSHPADLSAHALIHFAIAPGVAEWRFQAEGQDIRLPIQPHYTTNSADAAIWHCARNGGIVRLLSYQVIDAVRAGDLVPLLTAFEPPPLPIHIVHPGGRLVPAKVRAFIDQAVAETAWDFTAF, from the coding sequence GATGCGGGTGTTCGTGGGCGTGGCGGACGGGGGCGGCTTTGCCCCGGCGGCGCGCAAGCTGGGTTTGACGCCCTCCGCCGTGACGCGGTTGGTGGCGGGGCTGGAGGAGCATCTCGGCCTGCGCCTGTTGAACCGCACGACCCGGGCGGTTTCCCTAACCGATGCCGGGCAGCGCTATCTTATTCGCGCGCGTCAGCTTTTGCTCGATCTTGATGAGGCGGAGGCGCTGGCGCGGGAGGAACGGGCGCATCCCGCCGGGCGGCTGACGGTGGCGGCGTCTAACGTCTTCGGGCGGCTGCATGTTAGCCCGCTGATGTGCGACTATCTCTCGCGCCATCCAGGGGTTTCGGGGGAGCTTCTGCTGTCTGACCGTAACGTCGCGCTGGTCGAAGAGGGGATCGACCTTGCCGTGCGCATCGGCGATCTGGCCGACCAGAGCGTGATTGCCCGGCGCTTAGGGGCCGTTCGCCGTATCTTGGTGGCAACCCCCGCCTATCTGGCCGGGCGCGGCGTGCCGTCCCATCCGGCGGATCTGTCGGCGCATGCGCTGATCCACTTCGCGATTGCTCCGGGGGTGGCCGAATGGCGCTTCCAGGCCGAAGGGCAGGACATTCGCCTGCCGATCCAGCCCCACTACACGACCAATAGCGCCGATGCGGCGATCTGGCATTGCGCCCGCAATGGCGGCATCGTTCGGCTGCTGTCCTATCAGGTGATCGATGCCGTGCGGGCGGGCGATTTGGTCCCCCTGCTCACCGCCTTCGAACCGCCGCCGCTGCCGATCCATATTGTTCATCCCGGCGGGCGGCTGGTTCCGGCGAAAGTCCGCGCCTTCATCGATCAAGCCGTGGCGGAGACTGCGTGGGATTTTACCGCTTTCTAG